One region of Takifugu flavidus isolate HTHZ2018 chromosome 14, ASM371156v2, whole genome shotgun sequence genomic DNA includes:
- the radx gene encoding RPA-related protein RADX isoform X4, translated as MDDCSSESSLVTAAPHASFLQRTLERLSSTQCLQIRAEEAAPVAVIALQRYLSENEAEQLDSYDVTFTDGVWRAKCLLHPGLHDLVHTNTLRTGADVFISQCSYIYNERMLGHGYICIEQLRCQPGRSVVLPQIKDIRSLPVLVKHGMERSVMLQSDVPLQVSRKHYLSLWNNDDPEGDIWSPGYSSPEPVLDVSKITLLCHLESFFKPTWKSLPLLVKIIHKSRLRYYGKHGQKIDFPYQAYFEVADQSGIMSLVLWNELCPEYYQKLNVGTVLYLQNYTLKQSYSNRSHPQMDHHRMKTFNSEICLNPRNPPSFITVISPKRVLPQWGLPEVAYHFVTRSELDSLSNNAACDVIGLVTYVGRIERVKNKATKGPEKYWTYRWIHAVDGTSDHPFILELFSSSQPDIFNHICPMTYLVCTQMRVCQVDGSLSYLTSSFETETFITGYHKGQPYVSDPKVKSFIHWTKTLKDNAVLEKTAVGGHYYYPHPPQKCLQAMADSSAQTLLVAVADLKTEMETLQYREHKRFAIQGQISAVRYTELQTREVPVVRHGGDPPSSAEQTARASLTSQSHEKIPAKRRIQLREVTPSVQRDHSPAKRKAELQEERDSESDPEPLQDAERRPPLQLEDSDLLSWESSSWEKQQEEVTEHLCQGGLHRDSFHRGFTLDDKDVLLQWSNLQPAHWAPEQSPDTVPPADCPGYYQVTILGINKQIAVDAAFFPIVSTADPRAVGLPQDPHGNTMLSSLSSGFLCPLSDPASTSDMILPEPEEVLATARELEDVHVVCILDLCHLGVDRVEVVLSRVYRVTELRLNEEL; from the exons ATGGACGATTGTTCGTCCGAATCGTCTCTGGTGACTGCTGCTCCTCATGCCTCTTTTCTACAGAGGACATTGGAGCGCCTCTCCTCCACACAGTGCCTCCAGATCCGAGCAGAGGAAGCGGCTCCGGTAGCTGTCATCGCTCTGCAGAGGTATTTGTCAGAGAACGAAGCAGAGCAGCTCGACAGTTATGATGTGACCTTCACTGACGGAGTCTGGCGAGCCAAGTGCCTTCTCCACCCTGGCTTACACGATCTAGTGCACACCAACACCCTGAGGACTGGTGCCGATGTCTTCATCTCGCAGTGCTCTTATATTTACAACGAGAGGATGCTCGGACACGGTTACATCTGCATCGAGCAGCTCAGGTGTCAACCAGGGAGGTCTGTGGTCCTTCCTCAGATAAAGGATATTAGGTCCCTGCCTGTGCTGGTCAAACATGGCATGGAGAGGAGCGTGATGCTGCAGAGCGACGTCCCGCTTCAGGTGAGCCGCAAGCATTACCTGTCTCTATGGAACAACGACGACCCAGAGGGAGACATCTGGAGCCCCGGATACTCCTCACCTGAGCCCGTGCTGGACG TGTCCAAGATTACCCTTCTTTGTCACCTGGAGTCATTTTTTAAGCCTACCTGGAAATCTCTCCCTCTGTTAGTGAAAATAATTCACAAATCCAGATTACGCTATTATGGGAAGCATGGGCAAAAGATTGATTTCCCCTACCAG GCGTACTTTGAGGTTGCTGACCAGAGTGGGATAATGTCGCTCGTGCTTTGGAATGAACTCTGTCCAGAGTATTACCAGAAATTGAATGTCGGCACAGTGCTGTACCTTCAAAATTACACCCTGAAGCAGAGCTACTCAAATCGCTCCCACCCTCAAATGGACCACCACAGAATGAAGACCTTTAACTCTG AAATTTGCCTGAATCCTCGCAACCCACCTTCATTCATCACTGTGATCTCACCAAAGCGCGTACTCCCTCAGTGGGGATTGCCTGAGGTTGCCTACCACTTTGTTACCAG GTCAGAGTTGGACAGTTTATCCAACAATGCTGCATGTGATGTCATTGGTTTGGTAACATATGTTGGTCGTATTGAAAGAGTCAAGAATAAAGCCACCAAAG GTCCAGAGAAGTACTGGACGTATCGCTGGATCCATGCCGTAGATGGCACGTCTGATCACCCTTTTATCCTCGAGCTGTTTTCCTCTTCTCAGCCAGACATCTTCAATCATATATGCCCCA TGACCTACCTGGTTTGTACCCAAATGAGAGTCTGTCAAGTGGACGGCTCACTCTCATACCTGACGAGCAGCTTTGAGACTGAGACGTTCATCACAG GTTACCACAAAGGTCAGCCATACGTGAGTGATCCGAAAGTGAAGAGCTTCATTCACTGGACCAAAACTCTGAAGGACAACGCTGTCCTTGAGAAGACCGCTGTTGGCGGTCATTACTATTACCCCCACCCGCCACAGAAGTGCCTCCAGGCAATGGCAGATTCCTCCG CTCAGACTCTGCTGGTTGCTGTAGCTGACTTGAAGACGGAGATGGAGACCCTGCAGTACAGGGAGCATAAAAGATTTGCCATTCAGGGACAGATCTCTGCTGTGCGCTACACAGAGCTTCAAACAAGAGAG GTTCCAGTTGTGCGTCATGGAGGTGATCCTCCCTCGAGCGCTGAACAGACAGCAAGGGCCAGTTTAACATCGCAATCTCATGAAAAAATCCCAGCCAAAAGAAGGATTCAGCTGAG AGAGGTGACGCCGTCTGTTCAGCGTGATCACTCTCCAGCCAAACG GAAAGCAGAACTTCAGGAAGAACGAGACAGTGAATCTGATCCCGAACCCCTTCAAGACGCGGAACGTCGCCCACCTCTTCAGCTTGAAG ACTCGGATCTTTTATCCTGGGAAAGCAGCAGTTGGGAGAAGCAGCAAGAAGAGGTGACGGAGCATCTGTGTCAGGGCGGTCTGCACCGGGACAGCTTCCATCGGGGGTTCACATTAGACGATAAAGACGTCCTATTGCAGTGGAGTAACCTTCAGCCCGCACACTGGGCACCAGAACAGAGCCCTGACACCGTCCCACCCGCAGACTGTCCAGGATATTACCAAGTAACAATACTAG GTATAAACAAGCAGATAGCTGTGGATGCTGCGTTTTTTCCCATCGTGAGCACAGCTGATCCCAGAGCTGTAGGCCTTCCTCAGGATCCCCATGGCAACACAATGCTGTCCAGCCTCTCGTCAGGCTTCCTCTGCCCTCTGAGTGACCCTGCCAGCACCAGTGACATGATACTCCCTGAGCCAG AGGAAGTCTTAGCAACtgccagagagctggaggacgtGCACGTCGTGTGCATCCTAGACTTGTGTCACCTCGGGGTTGATCGGGTGGAAGTGGTGCTCAGCAGAGTGTACAGAGTGACCGAGCTGAGGCTCAACGAGGAG CTTTGA
- the radx gene encoding RPA-related protein RADX isoform X5 encodes MDDCSSESSLVTAAPHASFLQRTLERLSSTQCLQIRAEEAAPVAVIALQRYLSENEAEQLDSYDVTFTDGVWRAKCLLHPGLHDLVHTNTLRTGADVFISQCSYIYNERMLGHGYICIEQLRCQPGRSVVLPQIKDIRSLPVLVKHGMERSVMLQSDVPLQVSRKHYLSLWNNDDPEGDIWSPGYSSPEPVLDVKIIHKSRLRYYGKHGQKIDFPYQAYFEVADQSGIMSLVLWNELCPEYYQKLNVGTVLYLQNYTLKQSYSNRSHPQMDHHRMKTFNSEICLNPRNPPSFITVISPKRVLPQWGLPEVAYHFVTRSELDSLSNNAACDVIGLVTYVGRIERVKNKATKGPEKYWTYRWIHAVDGTSDHPFILELFSSSQPDIFNHICPMTYLVCTQMRVCQVDGSLSYLTSSFETETFITGYHKGQPYVSDPKVKSFIHWTKTLKDNAVLEKTAVGGHYYYPHPPQKCLQAMADSSAQTLLVAVADLKTEMETLQYREHKRFAIQGQISAVRYTELQTREVPVVRHGGDPPSSAEQTARASLTSQSHEKIPAKRRIQLREVTPSVQRDHSPAKRKAELQEERDSESDPEPLQDAERRPPLQLEDSDLLSWESSSWEKQQEEVTEHLCQGGLHRDSFHRGFTLDDKDVLLQWSNLQPAHWAPEQSPDTVPPADCPGYYQVTILGINKQIAVDAAFFPIVSTADPRAVGLPQDPHGNTMLSSLSSGFLCPLSDPASTSDMILPEPEEVLATARELEDVHVVCILDLCHLGVDRVEVVLSRVYRVTELRLNEEERVKRHWCRLLGPL; translated from the exons ATGGACGATTGTTCGTCCGAATCGTCTCTGGTGACTGCTGCTCCTCATGCCTCTTTTCTACAGAGGACATTGGAGCGCCTCTCCTCCACACAGTGCCTCCAGATCCGAGCAGAGGAAGCGGCTCCGGTAGCTGTCATCGCTCTGCAGAGGTATTTGTCAGAGAACGAAGCAGAGCAGCTCGACAGTTATGATGTGACCTTCACTGACGGAGTCTGGCGAGCCAAGTGCCTTCTCCACCCTGGCTTACACGATCTAGTGCACACCAACACCCTGAGGACTGGTGCCGATGTCTTCATCTCGCAGTGCTCTTATATTTACAACGAGAGGATGCTCGGACACGGTTACATCTGCATCGAGCAGCTCAGGTGTCAACCAGGGAGGTCTGTGGTCCTTCCTCAGATAAAGGATATTAGGTCCCTGCCTGTGCTGGTCAAACATGGCATGGAGAGGAGCGTGATGCTGCAGAGCGACGTCCCGCTTCAGGTGAGCCGCAAGCATTACCTGTCTCTATGGAACAACGACGACCCAGAGGGAGACATCTGGAGCCCCGGATACTCCTCACCTGAGCCCGTGCTGGACG TGAAAATAATTCACAAATCCAGATTACGCTATTATGGGAAGCATGGGCAAAAGATTGATTTCCCCTACCAG GCGTACTTTGAGGTTGCTGACCAGAGTGGGATAATGTCGCTCGTGCTTTGGAATGAACTCTGTCCAGAGTATTACCAGAAATTGAATGTCGGCACAGTGCTGTACCTTCAAAATTACACCCTGAAGCAGAGCTACTCAAATCGCTCCCACCCTCAAATGGACCACCACAGAATGAAGACCTTTAACTCTG AAATTTGCCTGAATCCTCGCAACCCACCTTCATTCATCACTGTGATCTCACCAAAGCGCGTACTCCCTCAGTGGGGATTGCCTGAGGTTGCCTACCACTTTGTTACCAG GTCAGAGTTGGACAGTTTATCCAACAATGCTGCATGTGATGTCATTGGTTTGGTAACATATGTTGGTCGTATTGAAAGAGTCAAGAATAAAGCCACCAAAG GTCCAGAGAAGTACTGGACGTATCGCTGGATCCATGCCGTAGATGGCACGTCTGATCACCCTTTTATCCTCGAGCTGTTTTCCTCTTCTCAGCCAGACATCTTCAATCATATATGCCCCA TGACCTACCTGGTTTGTACCCAAATGAGAGTCTGTCAAGTGGACGGCTCACTCTCATACCTGACGAGCAGCTTTGAGACTGAGACGTTCATCACAG GTTACCACAAAGGTCAGCCATACGTGAGTGATCCGAAAGTGAAGAGCTTCATTCACTGGACCAAAACTCTGAAGGACAACGCTGTCCTTGAGAAGACCGCTGTTGGCGGTCATTACTATTACCCCCACCCGCCACAGAAGTGCCTCCAGGCAATGGCAGATTCCTCCG CTCAGACTCTGCTGGTTGCTGTAGCTGACTTGAAGACGGAGATGGAGACCCTGCAGTACAGGGAGCATAAAAGATTTGCCATTCAGGGACAGATCTCTGCTGTGCGCTACACAGAGCTTCAAACAAGAGAG GTTCCAGTTGTGCGTCATGGAGGTGATCCTCCCTCGAGCGCTGAACAGACAGCAAGGGCCAGTTTAACATCGCAATCTCATGAAAAAATCCCAGCCAAAAGAAGGATTCAGCTGAG AGAGGTGACGCCGTCTGTTCAGCGTGATCACTCTCCAGCCAAACG GAAAGCAGAACTTCAGGAAGAACGAGACAGTGAATCTGATCCCGAACCCCTTCAAGACGCGGAACGTCGCCCACCTCTTCAGCTTGAAG ACTCGGATCTTTTATCCTGGGAAAGCAGCAGTTGGGAGAAGCAGCAAGAAGAGGTGACGGAGCATCTGTGTCAGGGCGGTCTGCACCGGGACAGCTTCCATCGGGGGTTCACATTAGACGATAAAGACGTCCTATTGCAGTGGAGTAACCTTCAGCCCGCACACTGGGCACCAGAACAGAGCCCTGACACCGTCCCACCCGCAGACTGTCCAGGATATTACCAAGTAACAATACTAG GTATAAACAAGCAGATAGCTGTGGATGCTGCGTTTTTTCCCATCGTGAGCACAGCTGATCCCAGAGCTGTAGGCCTTCCTCAGGATCCCCATGGCAACACAATGCTGTCCAGCCTCTCGTCAGGCTTCCTCTGCCCTCTGAGTGACCCTGCCAGCACCAGTGACATGATACTCCCTGAGCCAG AGGAAGTCTTAGCAACtgccagagagctggaggacgtGCACGTCGTGTGCATCCTAGACTTGTGTCACCTCGGGGTTGATCGGGTGGAAGTGGTGCTCAGCAGAGTGTACAGAGTGACCGAGCTGAGGCTCAACGAGGAG GAACGTGTAAAGCGGCACTGGTGTCGACTCTTGGGTCCACTGTGA
- the radx gene encoding RPA-related protein RADX isoform X2, protein MDDCSSESSLVTAAPHASFLQRTLERLSSTQCLQIRAEEAAPVAVIALQRYLSENEAEQLDSYDVTFTDGVWRAKCLLHPGLHDLVHTNTLRTGADVFISQCSYIYNERMLGHGYICIEQLRCQPGRSVVLPQIKDIRSLPVLVKHGMERSVMLQSDVPLQVSRKHYLSLWNNDDPEGDIWSPGYSSPEPVLDVSKITLLCHLESFFKPTWKSLPLLVKIIHKSRLRYYGKHGQKIDFPYQAYFEVADQSGIMSLVLWNELCPEYYQKLNVGTVLYLQNYTLKQSYSNRSHPQMDHHRMKTFNSEICLNPRNPPSFITVISPKRVLPQWGLPEVAYHFVTRSELDSLSNNAACDVIGLVTYVGRIERVKNKATKGPEKYWTYRWIHAVDGTSDHPFILELFSSSQPDIFNHICPMTYLVCTQMRVCQVDGSLSYLTSSFETETFITGYHKGQPYVSDPKVKSFIHWTKTLKDNAVLEKTAVGGHYYYPHPPQKCLQAMADSSAQTLLVAVADLKTEMETLQYREHKRFAIQGQISAVRYTELQTREVPVVRHGGDPPSSAEQTARASLTSQSHEKIPAKRRIQLRQVTPSVQRDHSPAKRKAELQEERDSESDPEPLQDAERRPPLQLEDSDLLSWESSSWEKQQEEVTEHLCQGGLHRDSFHRGFTLDDKDVLLQWSNLQPAHWAPEQSPDTVPPADCPGYYQVTILGINKQIAVDAAFFPIVSTADPRAVGLPQDPHGNTMLSSLSSGFLCPLSDPASTSDMILPEPEEVLATARELEDVHVVCILDLCHLGVDRVEVVLSRVYRVTELRLNEEERVKRHWCRLLGPL, encoded by the exons ATGGACGATTGTTCGTCCGAATCGTCTCTGGTGACTGCTGCTCCTCATGCCTCTTTTCTACAGAGGACATTGGAGCGCCTCTCCTCCACACAGTGCCTCCAGATCCGAGCAGAGGAAGCGGCTCCGGTAGCTGTCATCGCTCTGCAGAGGTATTTGTCAGAGAACGAAGCAGAGCAGCTCGACAGTTATGATGTGACCTTCACTGACGGAGTCTGGCGAGCCAAGTGCCTTCTCCACCCTGGCTTACACGATCTAGTGCACACCAACACCCTGAGGACTGGTGCCGATGTCTTCATCTCGCAGTGCTCTTATATTTACAACGAGAGGATGCTCGGACACGGTTACATCTGCATCGAGCAGCTCAGGTGTCAACCAGGGAGGTCTGTGGTCCTTCCTCAGATAAAGGATATTAGGTCCCTGCCTGTGCTGGTCAAACATGGCATGGAGAGGAGCGTGATGCTGCAGAGCGACGTCCCGCTTCAGGTGAGCCGCAAGCATTACCTGTCTCTATGGAACAACGACGACCCAGAGGGAGACATCTGGAGCCCCGGATACTCCTCACCTGAGCCCGTGCTGGACG TGTCCAAGATTACCCTTCTTTGTCACCTGGAGTCATTTTTTAAGCCTACCTGGAAATCTCTCCCTCTGTTAGTGAAAATAATTCACAAATCCAGATTACGCTATTATGGGAAGCATGGGCAAAAGATTGATTTCCCCTACCAG GCGTACTTTGAGGTTGCTGACCAGAGTGGGATAATGTCGCTCGTGCTTTGGAATGAACTCTGTCCAGAGTATTACCAGAAATTGAATGTCGGCACAGTGCTGTACCTTCAAAATTACACCCTGAAGCAGAGCTACTCAAATCGCTCCCACCCTCAAATGGACCACCACAGAATGAAGACCTTTAACTCTG AAATTTGCCTGAATCCTCGCAACCCACCTTCATTCATCACTGTGATCTCACCAAAGCGCGTACTCCCTCAGTGGGGATTGCCTGAGGTTGCCTACCACTTTGTTACCAG GTCAGAGTTGGACAGTTTATCCAACAATGCTGCATGTGATGTCATTGGTTTGGTAACATATGTTGGTCGTATTGAAAGAGTCAAGAATAAAGCCACCAAAG GTCCAGAGAAGTACTGGACGTATCGCTGGATCCATGCCGTAGATGGCACGTCTGATCACCCTTTTATCCTCGAGCTGTTTTCCTCTTCTCAGCCAGACATCTTCAATCATATATGCCCCA TGACCTACCTGGTTTGTACCCAAATGAGAGTCTGTCAAGTGGACGGCTCACTCTCATACCTGACGAGCAGCTTTGAGACTGAGACGTTCATCACAG GTTACCACAAAGGTCAGCCATACGTGAGTGATCCGAAAGTGAAGAGCTTCATTCACTGGACCAAAACTCTGAAGGACAACGCTGTCCTTGAGAAGACCGCTGTTGGCGGTCATTACTATTACCCCCACCCGCCACAGAAGTGCCTCCAGGCAATGGCAGATTCCTCCG CTCAGACTCTGCTGGTTGCTGTAGCTGACTTGAAGACGGAGATGGAGACCCTGCAGTACAGGGAGCATAAAAGATTTGCCATTCAGGGACAGATCTCTGCTGTGCGCTACACAGAGCTTCAAACAAGAGAG GTTCCAGTTGTGCGTCATGGAGGTGATCCTCCCTCGAGCGCTGAACAGACAGCAAGGGCCAGTTTAACATCGCAATCTCATGAAAAAATCCCAGCCAAAAGAAGGATTCAGCTGAGGCAA GTGACGCCGTCTGTTCAGCGTGATCACTCTCCAGCCAAACG GAAAGCAGAACTTCAGGAAGAACGAGACAGTGAATCTGATCCCGAACCCCTTCAAGACGCGGAACGTCGCCCACCTCTTCAGCTTGAAG ACTCGGATCTTTTATCCTGGGAAAGCAGCAGTTGGGAGAAGCAGCAAGAAGAGGTGACGGAGCATCTGTGTCAGGGCGGTCTGCACCGGGACAGCTTCCATCGGGGGTTCACATTAGACGATAAAGACGTCCTATTGCAGTGGAGTAACCTTCAGCCCGCACACTGGGCACCAGAACAGAGCCCTGACACCGTCCCACCCGCAGACTGTCCAGGATATTACCAAGTAACAATACTAG GTATAAACAAGCAGATAGCTGTGGATGCTGCGTTTTTTCCCATCGTGAGCACAGCTGATCCCAGAGCTGTAGGCCTTCCTCAGGATCCCCATGGCAACACAATGCTGTCCAGCCTCTCGTCAGGCTTCCTCTGCCCTCTGAGTGACCCTGCCAGCACCAGTGACATGATACTCCCTGAGCCAG AGGAAGTCTTAGCAACtgccagagagctggaggacgtGCACGTCGTGTGCATCCTAGACTTGTGTCACCTCGGGGTTGATCGGGTGGAAGTGGTGCTCAGCAGAGTGTACAGAGTGACCGAGCTGAGGCTCAACGAGGAG GAACGTGTAAAGCGGCACTGGTGTCGACTCTTGGGTCCACTGTGA
- the radx gene encoding RPA-related protein RADX isoform X1 gives MDDCSSESSLVTAAPHASFLQRTLERLSSTQCLQIRAEEAAPVAVIALQRYLSENEAEQLDSYDVTFTDGVWRAKCLLHPGLHDLVHTNTLRTGADVFISQCSYIYNERMLGHGYICIEQLRCQPGRSVVLPQIKDIRSLPVLVKHGMERSVMLQSDVPLQVSRKHYLSLWNNDDPEGDIWSPGYSSPEPVLDVSKITLLCHLESFFKPTWKSLPLLVKIIHKSRLRYYGKHGQKIDFPYQAYFEVADQSGIMSLVLWNELCPEYYQKLNVGTVLYLQNYTLKQSYSNRSHPQMDHHRMKTFNSEICLNPRNPPSFITVISPKRVLPQWGLPEVAYHFVTRSELDSLSNNAACDVIGLVTYVGRIERVKNKATKGPEKYWTYRWIHAVDGTSDHPFILELFSSSQPDIFNHICPMTYLVCTQMRVCQVDGSLSYLTSSFETETFITGYHKGQPYVSDPKVKSFIHWTKTLKDNAVLEKTAVGGHYYYPHPPQKCLQAMADSSAQTLLVAVADLKTEMETLQYREHKRFAIQGQISAVRYTELQTREVPVVRHGGDPPSSAEQTARASLTSQSHEKIPAKRRIQLREVTPSVQRDHSPAKRKAELQEERDSESDPEPLQDAERRPPLQLEDSDLLSWESSSWEKQQEEVTEHLCQGGLHRDSFHRGFTLDDKDVLLQWSNLQPAHWAPEQSPDTVPPADCPGYYQVTILGINKQIAVDAAFFPIVSTADPRAVGLPQDPHGNTMLSSLSSGFLCPLSDPASTSDMILPEPEEVLATARELEDVHVVCILDLCHLGVDRVEVVLSRVYRVTELRLNEEERVKRHWCRLLGPL, from the exons ATGGACGATTGTTCGTCCGAATCGTCTCTGGTGACTGCTGCTCCTCATGCCTCTTTTCTACAGAGGACATTGGAGCGCCTCTCCTCCACACAGTGCCTCCAGATCCGAGCAGAGGAAGCGGCTCCGGTAGCTGTCATCGCTCTGCAGAGGTATTTGTCAGAGAACGAAGCAGAGCAGCTCGACAGTTATGATGTGACCTTCACTGACGGAGTCTGGCGAGCCAAGTGCCTTCTCCACCCTGGCTTACACGATCTAGTGCACACCAACACCCTGAGGACTGGTGCCGATGTCTTCATCTCGCAGTGCTCTTATATTTACAACGAGAGGATGCTCGGACACGGTTACATCTGCATCGAGCAGCTCAGGTGTCAACCAGGGAGGTCTGTGGTCCTTCCTCAGATAAAGGATATTAGGTCCCTGCCTGTGCTGGTCAAACATGGCATGGAGAGGAGCGTGATGCTGCAGAGCGACGTCCCGCTTCAGGTGAGCCGCAAGCATTACCTGTCTCTATGGAACAACGACGACCCAGAGGGAGACATCTGGAGCCCCGGATACTCCTCACCTGAGCCCGTGCTGGACG TGTCCAAGATTACCCTTCTTTGTCACCTGGAGTCATTTTTTAAGCCTACCTGGAAATCTCTCCCTCTGTTAGTGAAAATAATTCACAAATCCAGATTACGCTATTATGGGAAGCATGGGCAAAAGATTGATTTCCCCTACCAG GCGTACTTTGAGGTTGCTGACCAGAGTGGGATAATGTCGCTCGTGCTTTGGAATGAACTCTGTCCAGAGTATTACCAGAAATTGAATGTCGGCACAGTGCTGTACCTTCAAAATTACACCCTGAAGCAGAGCTACTCAAATCGCTCCCACCCTCAAATGGACCACCACAGAATGAAGACCTTTAACTCTG AAATTTGCCTGAATCCTCGCAACCCACCTTCATTCATCACTGTGATCTCACCAAAGCGCGTACTCCCTCAGTGGGGATTGCCTGAGGTTGCCTACCACTTTGTTACCAG GTCAGAGTTGGACAGTTTATCCAACAATGCTGCATGTGATGTCATTGGTTTGGTAACATATGTTGGTCGTATTGAAAGAGTCAAGAATAAAGCCACCAAAG GTCCAGAGAAGTACTGGACGTATCGCTGGATCCATGCCGTAGATGGCACGTCTGATCACCCTTTTATCCTCGAGCTGTTTTCCTCTTCTCAGCCAGACATCTTCAATCATATATGCCCCA TGACCTACCTGGTTTGTACCCAAATGAGAGTCTGTCAAGTGGACGGCTCACTCTCATACCTGACGAGCAGCTTTGAGACTGAGACGTTCATCACAG GTTACCACAAAGGTCAGCCATACGTGAGTGATCCGAAAGTGAAGAGCTTCATTCACTGGACCAAAACTCTGAAGGACAACGCTGTCCTTGAGAAGACCGCTGTTGGCGGTCATTACTATTACCCCCACCCGCCACAGAAGTGCCTCCAGGCAATGGCAGATTCCTCCG CTCAGACTCTGCTGGTTGCTGTAGCTGACTTGAAGACGGAGATGGAGACCCTGCAGTACAGGGAGCATAAAAGATTTGCCATTCAGGGACAGATCTCTGCTGTGCGCTACACAGAGCTTCAAACAAGAGAG GTTCCAGTTGTGCGTCATGGAGGTGATCCTCCCTCGAGCGCTGAACAGACAGCAAGGGCCAGTTTAACATCGCAATCTCATGAAAAAATCCCAGCCAAAAGAAGGATTCAGCTGAG AGAGGTGACGCCGTCTGTTCAGCGTGATCACTCTCCAGCCAAACG GAAAGCAGAACTTCAGGAAGAACGAGACAGTGAATCTGATCCCGAACCCCTTCAAGACGCGGAACGTCGCCCACCTCTTCAGCTTGAAG ACTCGGATCTTTTATCCTGGGAAAGCAGCAGTTGGGAGAAGCAGCAAGAAGAGGTGACGGAGCATCTGTGTCAGGGCGGTCTGCACCGGGACAGCTTCCATCGGGGGTTCACATTAGACGATAAAGACGTCCTATTGCAGTGGAGTAACCTTCAGCCCGCACACTGGGCACCAGAACAGAGCCCTGACACCGTCCCACCCGCAGACTGTCCAGGATATTACCAAGTAACAATACTAG GTATAAACAAGCAGATAGCTGTGGATGCTGCGTTTTTTCCCATCGTGAGCACAGCTGATCCCAGAGCTGTAGGCCTTCCTCAGGATCCCCATGGCAACACAATGCTGTCCAGCCTCTCGTCAGGCTTCCTCTGCCCTCTGAGTGACCCTGCCAGCACCAGTGACATGATACTCCCTGAGCCAG AGGAAGTCTTAGCAACtgccagagagctggaggacgtGCACGTCGTGTGCATCCTAGACTTGTGTCACCTCGGGGTTGATCGGGTGGAAGTGGTGCTCAGCAGAGTGTACAGAGTGACCGAGCTGAGGCTCAACGAGGAG GAACGTGTAAAGCGGCACTGGTGTCGACTCTTGGGTCCACTGTGA